The segment CATTGGAATTTCTTTAACTGATGGCTTTATGATGGAACCTGAAGCATCTGTCTCGGCTATTGTTTTCTCACATCCTGAAGCGAAATATTTTAACGTGATCGAAAATAACTAATTGTATGGAATTGAAACAAATTAAGGGAAACCTCAATTATTATAGAGGTTTCCCTATTATGTTCAATACCTTTGTCAATAAAATCTATTGAGCGACAGACATGCAAACTTCATAAAACTTATTAGGTTCTTCAAAATTTGGAGCATGAGCAGAATTCTCAAACCATATAAGCTCTTTTTTGGGTGCTTCCACTATATTAAAATAATCCACAACTAATTCGTGAGGCGTCTGATAATCATAACGCCCAACACAATAATACACTGGAACTTTAAATGTATGAGCCTGTTTAATTAAATTTACTTCCATCAACTCATCCCAAAGATTATTAATAGAAAAACGTTCTCCATTTGCCATATACTTTACTAAATCGACAAATGAATATTCACGAAATGATATCGATGAGAGAATAAACTTACTTAATGACATATTGTGAAATGAGCCACCAAATTTCCGTAACCATTTTCTTTGTAAAAATAAATCTACCTGATTTTTATATGGGGGATTGCCAATTTTCATCAACTGTTCAAGCGCTTTTTTATTATTCGTTTCATTTGCTTTATGTAACGTATATTCATAGGAGATTTCTTCATTTCTCACCATATTGACTACTTGACCAACACCAATATATGCGTGTATTAATTCAGGATACTTCGACATGAACAGAGACCCTAATACACTCCCCCATGAATGACCAACTAAATAGAGTTTTTCTTGCTTAAAGCGCTGTAGTAGCTCTTCAATAAGTTCATGAAGATCAAGCAAAAACTGATCTATATTCATGCTAGAAACTGGGATATTACTAGCATAAGATTTACCAGTCCCTCTTTGATCCCAATTCACTACTACAAAATGTTCTTCTAATTCTCTTTGAAATTTCGGTGCAAAACCTATTTGGGCAGTACCTGGACCCCCGTGCAGAAAAAGTAGTATTGGATTCTTTTTATTCTTCCCTCTCATTAAGACACATTGTTGAATTTTTCCAAGTCGCAACATTTCAATAGATGCGACGCTCTCTTCGATAAGTCTACCATTTAAATCTTTAAAACTAGGCGTTTTACTTTTAATCATCTGCATCCTCCCCTAGTCTTCTTAATATACGAATACTAATTTACTGCCAAGTACCGTTACCCTTTGACTATACTTGATAACGAATGTTTAAGTAACAGCCTTTAGCAGGTTATTGCTTCCACCTAAAGGAGGATTATATACCAACCAAGTCTAGTCCAACCTCCTACTATCTGAAATATTTTGATGTGACATCTCCACAACGTCGAGCAAAAAAGCACCCCATTTCTTACAGAATAAATATTAATTCCACATTAATAGATAAAGGAGCACTATTGATAGAACACACCGAAGAAAAATTTAAAGGGAGAACTTTATCCGACTTTAAAGAAATAACACCAATCATTGTAAGCTCTACCACGATTGTTACTAAATTTGAATAACAAGCTAGACAAGGGTATTTGATACTAACCATTTTAGCTACCACAATATGTTTAGTTATCGTACGAAAACAAATTGTTATTCCAAAGCAGCTTAAAATGAACAGATTTAGTTTTTTCAGCAGTATACCACTAGGACATGATCTATGTTGTTACCAATTCAATTTACTAAAATATTCTACAAAGTGATTGGACATTACAGCAAAGATTCCGCTCCCAAATGAGTTGTCAATGAGTCTTTATCTTTACAAATAGACAGTATGTCAATAAAGTGGATAAGCACTTACTTAGGCATTTAATATCATTTTGCTATTTCAATATTAAAAAGAGTGTTTTTTGTAAAATAACGATCGTATACATCAGAAAAAGCTAGAAGGTGAGGTGAAAATTTAAATTAGACATTACTTCAAATGTTAACAATGTTAGTAGTTTGTTGGCCATTTTAATTAGAAGGGAGAAATTTTATGTCTTCTCGTATTAACTCTAAAGTTAGATTGTTATTTCTATCAGCCATGACGATATTGATGCTTTTTGGAATAGTTATAGGTTCGACAAATGCTGCTCCAACAGATGAACACCCCTCCTCAAATTGCTATAAAAAGATTTCTCGTTATAGTGGATGGGAATATGATAACAATCAACAAATTAACATTAATTTCACGTACACTCAGAATGGATCTTATGATTACAGTTATCGCATTGATCTCGCTGGTGAAGAATGGAACGAACATTTTAGTTTCTTTAATTTCAATGAAGTATCCAGAGGAAATAATCTAGCAATAGAAAGTGATGATTATGGGGATACTGGATGGGTCGGTGCTGCTTATTATGCACGTTCACCAAAGGATATATATTTAAATGAATATTACCATAAAAATTATTCTTGGTACGGATTTGTTGAATATGAACGTACTGCCATTCACGAATATGGTCATACTCATGGATTAAGTCATACTAGTTGTACAACTGAAATTATGAGTAATAACTCTAATAGAGATATTAGTCAAGTTGATCTTGGTGATGGAGATATTAGTGGTATTAGAAGTATTTATTAAAAGGAGGAATCAACATGAAAAAATGCCTCATTGCATTGGTTACGGTAATTACATTAGTAGGTTGTAACAATATTATTCAAAGTTCTAATCCTGCTAAAGCTCCTAGTCAACAAGGCGTGGATGCTAACCCTTCAGAGGTTTTCGCAGATGTGAATGAATTAGCCCAAAATACACCTATCGTAATAGTTGGGCAAGTAAAAACTGAAGGCAAGGCATTTGATTATAAGGGGATCAACTTCTATGAATCTACAATTCAGATTAAAGATATTTACCGAGATCATGATAATAGTCTTTCGAAAGGAGACACAATTACACTATTACAAAATGATATAGGTGAATTAGACCCTCTTGTCAAAAAAAATGAAAAAGTTCTATTCTTCTTAAAGAGCTATGAAGGTCCAGTTATTGATGATGCTTACAGATTTATGGGACTTTATCAAGGTCATTACAAAGTCAAAAAAGATGGAGAAATTGTTGCTGTCGGTAGTAAAAAATTAGAAGGTGTAGAAGGGCTATTAGCTTCAGATCTTAATGCTATGTTAGAAGATTCTCCATACGTACCAATTGAATTAGACGTAATGACTGAAGAAGAGATTGAGAAAGCAAATGAAGAAGAAAGAAAACTAAAAGAAGAGCATGATAATACCAACTAATATATCAATAACAACTTTTAATAAACACTTTTACCTCACCAATAGTAGTTATTTACAACATTAAAAACAACCCTATTAACGTTCTTCTAGTTTTTAGTAAACCTCCAACAAAGGACTAAAAAACACTCTAATGACGTTAACCACATAAGAACCTGTTTTGATCTAAGGTTGATCAAAACAGGTTCTTTTACAAAGTCTGTTTTCGTATAATTGTTGTTTTTCCTACAAGCCACACTTTTTCTACATTAATATGAAGACAACAGCATAAAATTACTACCTGCTAATCTAATTAATAACAATAGCAACAAAGTTTACGAAAAGATCCTTTCATATTAGAACCATTCATTCGCATATTGTTTAATCCTCTATATAATGGATACTATCTAGTAAACACCCGCTATCACGATAACTATTCATATTGATAGCAAATCTCATACTCATCCTTCATTAACCAACTTTTACACGCTAAACCATATTCATGATAGATCTCTTTACCAATTTCCAACATAATACTTCTGCTTGAATTTGGAACTTCTGAGTTTTCATTTTTTATATATAGAATATCCTCATCATTCCAACTCATAGAAAAACCACTTTTTGCTTCACTATAATAAACTGTTTGAATTTTATCATTCTCATCATGATATGTAACATCTACCCATATTTTCACGCCACCAGCTGCGCCACCGTATGGCATATAGTAGGCATTTGCAGTGTATTTCATTGTTGGAGAACTCACTGGAATTAAGTAAGACTCACCCTTAAGGCTATCAAATGTAAAGAAATAGTTCCTATAAACAAATAATCCAAGAAACAAGATTGCTCCTGACAAAGTTGCAAGTAATAATTTTGTAGGAAATTGTTTCTTTTTAACAAAGAAGATTATTAATTTGATAGTAAAGATGAAAAATACTAGTAAAGTAGTAACAAATATAAAGAAACCGATTATATTTAATAAAATTGATATCCCCCATTTTTGAGCCTTTAT is part of the Cytobacillus sp. IB215665 genome and harbors:
- a CDS encoding alpha/beta hydrolase, which produces MIKSKTPSFKDLNGRLIEESVASIEMLRLGKIQQCVLMRGKNKKNPILLFLHGGPGTAQIGFAPKFQRELEEHFVVVNWDQRGTGKSYASNIPVSSMNIDQFLLDLHELIEELLQRFKQEKLYLVGHSWGSVLGSLFMSKYPELIHAYIGVGQVVNMVRNEEISYEYTLHKANETNNKKALEQLMKIGNPPYKNQVDLFLQRKWLRKFGGSFHNMSLSKFILSSISFREYSFVDLVKYMANGERFSINNLWDELMEVNLIKQAHTFKVPVYYCVGRYDYQTPHELVVDYFNIVEAPKKELIWFENSAHAPNFEEPNKFYEVCMSVAQ
- a CDS encoding matrixin family metalloprotease, giving the protein MSSRINSKVRLLFLSAMTILMLFGIVIGSTNAAPTDEHPSSNCYKKISRYSGWEYDNNQQININFTYTQNGSYDYSYRIDLAGEEWNEHFSFFNFNEVSRGNNLAIESDDYGDTGWVGAAYYARSPKDIYLNEYYHKNYSWYGFVEYERTAIHEYGHTHGLSHTSCTTEIMSNNSNRDISQVDLGDGDISGIRSIY
- a CDS encoding DUF5412 family protein is translated as MFLGLFVYRNYFFTFDSLKGESYLIPVSSPTMKYTANAYYMPYGGAAGGVKIWVDVTYHDENDKIQTVYYSEAKSGFSMSWNDEDILYIKNENSEVPNSSRSIMLEIGKEIYHEYGLACKSWLMKDEYEICYQYE